The DNA window CTTCAGTTTGTGGCGCCGGATGACGAATAATTTTATGATGTGAAGAGGGGTGCTTCGCCCGGTAACCCCTGAGTACGTATCCGAAAACGGGGGAGATGAGAGCATGCCATCCGCCACGGACCGGCTTTCGCAGCTTCTCCTTAAGAACAACGTAATAACCGAGAAGCAGCTCGCGCAGGCCCTCGAGCGCCAGAAGGAGACCGGGGCCAGCCTGGGCCGGGTGCTCCTCGAGCTGGGTATGGTGAAGGAGAATCAGCTGGCGGAGCTCATCGCCCGCGAACTGGGCCTGGAGTACGTGGACCTCCTCGAATACAAGATAAACATCCAGGCCACCACCTCCATAGACGAGGCCATGGCCCGGCGCTACAACTGCATCCCCATCGACTTCGAGGACGGGAAGCTGGTGGTGGCCATGGCCGACCCCACCAACATCTACGCCTTGGACGACATCCGCCTGAGCACCGGTTACGAGGTGAAACCGGTGGTCAGCGCGCGGGAGGACATCCTAAACGCCATCCAGCGCTACTACCACCTGGACACGGACGTGGTGGAGGAGGCCCTCCAGGACAGGGGCGACGAGGAGGTCGAGGGCATCACCGGCGTGGTGGACGACACACCCCTGGTAAGATTTACCACGACGATGATCACCGAGGCCATCAACCGGGGGGCCAGCGACATCCACATCGACCCCCGGGAAAACGAGGTCCTCATCCGCTACCGGATAGATGGCGTGTGCCAGGAGATCAAGCGCCTGCCCAAGAACGTCCACGACGGAATAGTGTCGCGCATCAAGATCATCTCCGACCTGAACATCGCCGAGCGCAGGGTGCCCCAGGACGGCCACTTCGGGCTGGTGACCAACGGGAAAGCCATCGACTTCCGGGTCGCCGTCCTCCCCACCGTCTACGGGGAGAAGGTGGTCATGCGTATCCTGGACAAGTCGAGCATCCTCCTGAGGCTGGAGGACCTGGGGTTCCTGCCGGAGGCCCTCGAAAAATACCGCCAGGCTTTCACCAAGCCCCACGGGGCTCTCCTGGTGACCGGCCCCACCGGTAGCGGGAAATCCACCTCCCTCTACGCCACCCTGAACGTGCTCAACACGGAGCACAAGAACATAACCACCGTGGAGGACCCGGTGGAGTACCGCCTGGCGGGCATCAACCAGGTGCAGGTGAACCCCAAGGCCGGCCTGACCTTCGCCAACGCCCTGCGCAACATCCTGCGTACCTCTCCCGACATCCTGATGGTGGGCGAGATCCGCGACCGCGAGACGGCCAAGACGGCCATCGAGGCCGCCCTCACCGGCCACCTGGTACTCTCCACCCTGCACACCAACGACGCTCCCAGCGCCCTGCCCCGTCTCATCGAGATGGGGGTGGAGGCCTTCCTG is part of the Actinomycetota bacterium genome and encodes:
- a CDS encoding ATPase, T2SS/T4P/T4SS family, coding for MPSATDRLSQLLLKNNVITEKQLAQALERQKETGASLGRVLLELGMVKENQLAELIARELGLEYVDLLEYKINIQATTSIDEAMARRYNCIPIDFEDGKLVVAMADPTNIYALDDIRLSTGYEVKPVVSAREDILNAIQRYYHLDTDVVEEALQDRGDEEVEGITGVVDDTPLVRFTTTMITEAINRGASDIHIDPRENEVLIRYRIDGVCQEIKRLPKNVHDGIVSRIKIISDLNIAERRVPQDGHFGLVTNGKAIDFRVAVLPTVYGEKVVMRILDKSSILLRLEDLGFLPEALEKYRQAFTKPHGALLVTGPTGSGKSTSLYATLNVLNTEHKNITTVEDPVEYRLAGINQVQVNPKAGLTFANALRNILRTSPDILMVGEIRDRETAKTAIEAALTGHLVLSTLHTNDAPSALPRLIEMGVEAFLVSSAINCVMAQRLVRKLCPNCKVPYEPDLEVLKALQFPYEDMDELILYKANENGCAKCGGTGYKGRIGLFEVMPMSEEIKKLTVKEASATTIMKQAKEEGLITMRDDGFIKVKMGITSIEEVMRVVAI